One Candidatus Neomarinimicrobiota bacterium DNA segment encodes these proteins:
- a CDS encoding PAS domain S-box protein, with protein sequence NVPEKPIKILMIEDSTFFSQYIKKMLAEEKSDGFDVELKYTDQLSVGLELIEEDEIDVILLDLTLPDSEGLDTFTRTSAQASELPIIVISGLGDEKLATEIVQKGAQDYLIKSQVNNIVLKRSILYAMQRKQAEIEINNYREHLEELIEKRTQELQISKAKIQNIFDSASDGIYALDLKGNFTEVNQRMLDMYGFGTFNEMLGTNGFDLIPPSEIEKAKSVMGEVLEKGEISSLEYFARKIDGSEFPVSVSSSILKDASGNAVGTIGIARDITDRKLAEEELKKHRDHLEELVESRTGELRKTINLMAGREVRMAELKDTIKALRTQLQETGMTPVADDPLKEEGIMNKK encoded by the coding sequence GAAACGTGCCTGAAAAACCTATTAAGATTCTAATGATTGAGGATAGCACCTTCTTTTCTCAATACATAAAGAAGATGCTGGCTGAAGAAAAGAGCGATGGATTCGATGTGGAATTAAAATATACTGACCAACTATCGGTAGGACTGGAGCTTATTGAAGAGGACGAAATCGACGTCATCCTATTGGATCTCACGTTACCAGATTCTGAAGGATTGGATACGTTCACAAGAACATCTGCTCAAGCATCCGAACTACCTATTATAGTAATCTCTGGTCTCGGAGATGAAAAGCTGGCTACCGAGATAGTCCAGAAGGGCGCACAGGATTATCTGATTAAGAGTCAGGTGAACAACATTGTGCTAAAACGTTCTATTCTCTACGCAATGCAGCGCAAGCAGGCAGAAATAGAAATAAATAACTATCGCGAACATCTTGAAGAACTAATTGAAAAACGCACTCAGGAATTGCAGATATCAAAAGCAAAAATACAGAACATTTTTGATTCTGCTAGCGATGGAATATATGCTTTAGACTTGAAAGGTAATTTCACAGAAGTCAATCAAAGAATGCTTGATATGTATGGATTCGGAACGTTTAATGAGATGTTGGGAACGAACGGGTTTGATTTGATTCCTCCCAGCGAAATCGAAAAAGCAAAGTCAGTAATGGGGGAAGTTCTGGAGAAGGGAGAGATTTCCTCCCTGGAATATTTTGCTCGAAAGATCGACGGTTCTGAATTCCCCGTTTCAGTAAGTAGTAGTATTCTGAAGGATGCTTCTGGAAATGCCGTGGGAACTATTGGAATTGCTAGAGACATCACAGACCGCAAGCTGGCGGAGGAGGAATTAAAAAAACACCGCGATCATTTAGAAGAGTTGGTTGAATCCCGCACCGGCGAATTGCGGAAAACGATCAACCTGATGGCTGGACGAGAAGTTCGCATGGCAGAGTTGAAAGACACGATCAAGGCATTACGCACTCAACTACAAGAAACAGGTATGACACCGGTGGCTGATGACCCTTTGAAGGAGGAAGGGATAATGAATAAGAAATGA
- a CDS encoding ATP-binding protein: MNFVSGSLRNKLIVVLLTTSLSPIMIVGWLSFVNARNSLRTIAIDALESIIDQKIQTVELFFLERSQDIQAAQEFYNIKANLPIVSQFANDRTHPEYVAAKKMLDGQLKTFQKAYDYADVMLVNSEGVIVYASEETHEGSDLGEPLPDPSGQVFEEGKKGIYFSDIFPFGEKSDMNEMMVSAPIYDFDGMFAGVAVLEIDMTPIYRMIQDTAGLGETEETLIGQRIDNEVVFLSPLRHDPDAALTRKVAMGSDIAVPMQKAVQGLRGVDLSVDYRGEEVIAHWQYLPSLNWGLVGKIDQREAFAPVMSLRRTLIVFSISLTFLLIGLSYWASRRLTDPINSLRELANRISSGDFSVYPEVKSDDEVGRLSDTFIEMARELEISITELQGEIAERKRAEEELKEYKDHLEGIVQERTTELEERVSEVERLNQGMTNLAEDMQVINANLESTTRQLSEANKELEAFSYSVSHDLRAPLRAIEGFSRMLAGDYASTLDKEGQRLLKVITDNTQTMANLIDDLLDLSRLGRTKMRCQITDANKLVKAVQKELTAEVPDRSIRWDIKDLPNIRCDPSLIRQVFVNLLSNAVKYTKTRKTAKIEIGSMTENDEIIFYSKDNGVGFDMKYVEKLFEVFQRLHSSEEFSGTGVGLAIVKRIVQRHGGRVWAKGQVDKGATVYFTLQKQGETDEL; encoded by the coding sequence ATGAATTTCGTTAGTGGGAGTTTGAGGAATAAGTTGATTGTGGTCTTATTGACCACCTCGCTCAGTCCGATTATGATTGTAGGATGGTTGAGTTTTGTCAATGCCAGAAATTCTCTTCGAACTATTGCGATTGACGCGTTAGAATCGATTATCGATCAAAAAATTCAAACAGTAGAGTTATTCTTTCTGGAGCGCAGCCAAGATATCCAAGCAGCTCAAGAATTCTATAATATTAAGGCGAATCTTCCCATTGTGAGCCAGTTTGCTAATGATAGAACCCATCCCGAATATGTTGCAGCTAAGAAAATGCTCGATGGCCAGCTAAAGACATTCCAAAAAGCCTATGACTACGCAGATGTTATGCTGGTGAATTCTGAAGGGGTAATTGTGTATGCATCCGAAGAAACACATGAAGGGAGCGACCTGGGCGAACCTCTTCCTGACCCATCCGGCCAGGTGTTTGAAGAGGGGAAAAAGGGGATATACTTTTCTGATATTTTCCCATTCGGTGAGAAATCTGATATGAATGAGATGATGGTCTCAGCACCAATCTATGATTTTGACGGAATGTTTGCTGGTGTGGCTGTATTGGAGATTGATATGACGCCTATATATAGAATGATTCAAGATACAGCTGGATTGGGTGAAACGGAGGAAACTCTGATCGGTCAGAGAATAGATAATGAGGTGGTATTTCTTAGTCCGCTTCGTCATGATCCAGACGCTGCCCTTACCAGAAAAGTAGCTATGGGGAGTGATATTGCTGTTCCAATGCAGAAAGCTGTTCAAGGTTTACGGGGTGTTGACTTATCTGTTGATTACCGCGGTGAAGAGGTCATCGCTCACTGGCAGTACCTTCCTTCTTTGAATTGGGGGCTCGTTGGCAAAATAGACCAGAGGGAGGCCTTTGCTCCCGTAATGTCATTGAGACGCACTTTAATAGTATTTTCCATTTCCCTGACTTTCCTACTGATAGGACTCTCCTACTGGGCATCAAGAAGGCTTACAGATCCGATAAATTCTTTGAGAGAATTGGCCAATCGAATTTCCAGTGGTGATTTCTCTGTTTACCCCGAAGTTAAGTCTGACGATGAGGTCGGCCGACTTTCTGATACTTTCATTGAGATGGCCAGGGAGTTAGAGATATCAATCACAGAATTGCAGGGGGAGATTGCAGAGCGTAAGCGGGCGGAGGAAGAACTGAAGGAATACAAGGACCATTTGGAAGGGATAGTCCAGGAGCGTACAACCGAACTTGAAGAACGAGTTTCGGAAGTGGAAAGGCTCAATCAAGGAATGACGAATTTGGCAGAAGATATGCAGGTGATCAACGCAAATTTAGAGTCCACAACCCGACAATTATCCGAGGCCAATAAAGAGTTGGAGGCCTTTAGTTACTCCGTTTCACACGATCTGCGAGCACCGTTGAGAGCAATCGAGGGATTCTCAAGGATGCTCGCTGGGGATTATGCAAGTACTTTGGACAAGGAAGGCCAACGCTTGCTGAAGGTTATCACCGATAACACACAAACGATGGCAAATTTGATTGATGACCTACTCGACCTTTCCCGGCTGGGTCGTACAAAGATGAGATGCCAGATTACTGACGCAAACAAGCTAGTTAAAGCAGTCCAGAAGGAGCTTACTGCTGAAGTCCCTGATCGTTCAATCCGGTGGGATATCAAAGACCTCCCAAATATCCGGTGCGACCCATCTTTAATCCGGCAGGTTTTTGTTAATCTCCTATCGAATGCAGTCAAGTATACGAAAACGCGGAAGACGGCCAAGATCGAAATTGGCAGCATGACAGAAAATGACGAGATAATATTCTATAGTAAAGACAATGGTGTTGGTTTTGATATGAAATACGTTGAGAAGCTGTTTGAAGTTTTTCAGCGCTTGCATAGTAGCGAAGAGTTCAGCGGTACAGGTGTTGGACTCGCGATTGTGAAGCGTATAGTTCAACGCCATGGAGGTCGCGTTTGGGCGAAAGGACAGGTTGATAAAGGGGCAACCGTTTATTTCACGTTACAAAAACAAGGGGAAACAGATGAGCTATGA
- a CDS encoding PAS domain S-box protein codes for MSDLMRVLMLEDVPTDAELIERELKSGKFNFVLKHVDNKEAYQKGLKEFQPDLILSDYSLPQFTGIDALKITLEQTTDIPFIIVTGSMNEDTAVDCIKAGAWDYVIKEHLQRLNPAVNEAMELKRARDERGQAEEELRKSEERYRTTLDSMLEGCQIISYDWHYLYVNDIVARQGRREKEELLGHTMMQVYPGIEDTEMFAFLRRCMERRIPHRMENEFTFADGSTGWFDLSIQPVPDGIFILSLDITERKRSEEALKTSKEYTENLVGSSLDMIIAVDNNRRISEFNKAAEETFGYSREEILGKHVNILYADKKQGLVVHKMTVREGRHIQEVHNRRKNGEVFPSLLSSSVLVDSKGKRVGAMGVSRDITGRKQAEEEIRKLNEELEQRVKERTTELEAANEELESFSYSVSHDLRAPLRTIDGFSQILLEDYGDKLDSQGKDYLQRVDKGAKHMAQLTDDLLELSRVTRREMKRQAVDLSALAKEIAAELEKTQPERQVEFIIPKGLVANGDSRLLRVVLENLMGNAWKFTGTKPRAKIEFGVESVNGESAYFVKDNGAGFDRAYADKLFAPFQRLHSETEFEGTGIGLASVKRIIRRHGGQVRAESREGSGATFYFTLQQQKEE; via the coding sequence ATGAGTGATCTTATGCGCGTCCTGATGCTGGAAGATGTACCAACAGACGCAGAATTGATTGAACGTGAGCTTAAAAGTGGAAAATTCAATTTTGTTCTGAAACATGTTGACAACAAAGAAGCATATCAAAAAGGATTAAAGGAATTTCAACCGGATCTTATTCTATCTGATTACAGCCTGCCTCAATTTACCGGAATAGATGCTCTGAAGATCACACTGGAGCAAACAACTGACATCCCATTTATAATAGTCACTGGATCTATGAATGAAGATACCGCTGTCGATTGTATTAAGGCCGGAGCCTGGGATTATGTAATTAAGGAGCATCTACAGCGTCTAAACCCAGCAGTAAATGAAGCGATGGAATTGAAACGGGCCCGAGATGAACGTGGGCAGGCGGAGGAGGAATTGAGGAAGAGCGAGGAGAGATACCGGACCACCTTAGACAGTATGTTGGAGGGTTGCCAGATCATAAGCTATGATTGGCATTACTTGTATGTCAACGACATAGTGGCAAGGCAAGGCCGCCGGGAAAAGGAAGAACTTCTGGGCCACACTATGATGCAGGTGTATCCAGGTATTGAAGATACTGAGATGTTCGCATTTCTTCGTCGCTGTATGGAGAGGCGGATTCCACATCGGATGGAAAATGAATTTACATTTGCTGATGGAAGCACAGGTTGGTTTGATCTAAGCATTCAGCCTGTGCCCGACGGCATCTTTATACTCTCTTTAGACATTACCGAGCGAAAGCGTTCAGAGGAAGCGCTGAAGACATCTAAAGAATATACAGAGAATCTTGTTGGTAGTTCTCTAGACATGATCATCGCTGTTGATAACAACAGAAGAATTTCAGAGTTCAATAAGGCCGCTGAGGAGACTTTTGGATATAGCCGGGAGGAAATACTGGGTAAGCATGTAAACATACTCTACGCAGATAAGAAACAGGGTCTTGTTGTCCACAAAATGACGGTCAGGGAAGGACGGCATATCCAGGAAGTGCATAACCGGCGAAAAAATGGAGAGGTTTTCCCGAGTCTTCTTTCTTCCTCTGTCCTCGTTGATTCGAAAGGTAAAAGAGTGGGGGCGATGGGAGTCTCTCGTGACATCACGGGGAGGAAGCAAGCTGAGGAGGAAATCCGGAAACTCAACGAAGAGCTGGAGCAGCGTGTCAAAGAGCGCACTACTGAACTCGAAGCTGCCAATGAGGAACTCGAGTCATTTTCCTACTCAGTCTCGCACGATCTGCGGGCGCCCCTTCGCACCATAGACGGCTTCAGCCAGATCTTACTGGAAGATTACGGCGACAAGCTTGACTCACAGGGTAAAGATTACCTTCAAAGGGTGGATAAAGGTGCGAAGCACATGGCGCAACTCACTGATGATTTGCTGGAGTTATCACGCGTGACACGAAGAGAAATGAAACGGCAAGCAGTTGATTTGAGTGCGTTGGCAAAGGAGATTGCTGCAGAACTTGAGAAGACCCAACCGGAGCGTCAGGTGGAGTTCATAATTCCAAAGGGGTTGGTTGCCAACGGGGATTCGCGTCTTCTACGCGTGGTACTGGAAAACCTCATGGGGAATGCCTGGAAGTTTACCGGTACCAAGCCGCGCGCAAAGATAGAGTTCGGTGTCGAAAGTGTTAACGGCGAGTCGGCCTATTTCGTGAAGGACAACGGTGCGGGTTTCGATAGGGCCTACGCCGACAAACTATTTGCCCCTTTCCAGCGGCTGCATTCAGAGACTGAATTTGAAGGCACCGGAATTGGTTTGGCCTCCGTAAAGCGAATCATACGTCGTCATGGTGGCCAGGTCCGGGCCGAGAGTAGAGAGGGGAGTGGGGCAACATTCTACTTCACCCTTCAGCAACAAAAGGAAGAATAA
- a CDS encoding response regulator transcription factor — protein sequence MIRVLIADDHRIVREGLKQILAETSDITAVGEASNAGEVLTQVLKNDYDVVLLDISMPGRSGLEVLRELKSAKAGLKVLMLSMHPEEHYAVRALKAGASGYLTKDRAPEELIEAIRRVSLGGKYISATLAEKLAFYLEEDSEKPPHERLSDREYEVMRMLVSGKTVKEIAQELSLSVKTVSTHRTRLLRKMSMKTNAQLTSYAIQNKLVE from the coding sequence ATGATAAGAGTACTCATTGCGGATGATCATCGGATTGTTCGCGAGGGGTTGAAGCAGATACTGGCTGAAACCTCTGACATTACTGCAGTCGGTGAAGCGAGTAACGCTGGGGAAGTATTAACGCAGGTATTGAAGAATGATTATGATGTCGTTCTATTGGATATCTCTATGCCAGGTAGAAGTGGTTTAGAAGTCTTAAGGGAATTGAAGAGTGCAAAAGCAGGTTTGAAGGTTCTAATGTTAAGTATGCATCCTGAAGAACACTATGCAGTCAGGGCGTTGAAGGCAGGTGCGTCGGGATATCTGACCAAGGATAGGGCACCGGAAGAATTGATAGAGGCGATACGAAGGGTATCATTGGGTGGGAAATATATCAGTGCTACCCTCGCTGAGAAATTAGCGTTTTACCTGGAAGAGGACTCAGAAAAACCACCACATGAGAGGTTATCTGATCGTGAATATGAGGTCATGCGCATGCTTGTTTCAGGAAAGACAGTAAAAGAAATAGCTCAAGAGTTATCATTGAGTGTTAAGACGGTCAGTACCCACCGGACGCGCCTTCTCCGAAAGATGAGT
- a CDS encoding histidine kinase, with protein sequence MRAPLNVLLIEDSEDDALLLLRELRRGGYDPTFERVETPKDMKAALENQTWDVIISDYVMPRFSGPAALALLKEYGFDVPFIIVSGKVGEETAVQVMKAGAHDYIMKDNLAKLVPAIKRELQDAEVRRERTQAEDELRKSRDKLRKLSSHLQTVREEERTAIAREVHDELGQLLTAIKFDVSWLRKRIPKEATDGIEKTGSILKLIDSAIQSVKRISSDLRPVVLDDLGIAAAMKWEANKFENRTKKICKVRLSPEDIVLDRDRSTAVFRIFQEALTNVARHSGATEVTATLGIEDHLVKLSVVDNGRGITEEMTSSSDSLGLIGMRERVIAWNGEIEIKGQKGKGTSVGVSIPLGS encoded by the coding sequence ATGAGAGCACCGCTCAACGTATTGCTCATAGAGGATTCAGAGGATGATGCTCTGTTACTGCTGCGTGAACTTCGGCGCGGGGGATATGATCCAACCTTTGAGCGCGTCGAAACCCCCAAGGACATGAAAGCTGCATTAGAAAACCAAACCTGGGATGTCATTATTTCCGATTACGTCATGCCCCGTTTCAGTGGACCAGCCGCCTTGGCACTGCTGAAGGAGTATGGGTTCGACGTACCATTTATTATCGTGTCCGGAAAGGTGGGTGAGGAAACAGCGGTTCAGGTCATGAAGGCCGGTGCCCATGACTACATTATGAAAGACAATCTGGCGAAACTGGTCCCTGCCATCAAGCGTGAATTACAAGATGCAGAAGTGCGGCGGGAACGCACGCAGGCCGAAGATGAATTAAGAAAATCGCGTGACAAACTGCGAAAACTTTCTTCCCATCTTCAGACAGTTAGAGAGGAAGAGAGGACCGCGATTGCACGTGAGGTCCACGATGAGTTGGGCCAGTTATTGACTGCCATCAAATTTGATGTCTCTTGGCTACGGAAAAGAATACCGAAGGAAGCAACAGACGGGATCGAAAAGACGGGATCGATTCTCAAGCTTATCGATTCCGCGATCCAATCAGTGAAGAGAATTTCATCGGATCTTAGACCGGTAGTTCTGGATGACCTTGGAATTGCAGCGGCCATGAAGTGGGAGGCGAATAAATTTGAAAACCGAACGAAAAAAATATGTAAGGTCAGACTTAGTCCAGAAGATATCGTTTTGGATCGTGATCGTTCCACAGCGGTTTTCCGAATTTTTCAAGAGGCCTTGACGAATGTGGCTCGTCACTCAGGCGCTACCGAAGTGACGGCAACATTAGGAATCGAGGATCATCTGGTAAAACTTAGTGTTGTGGACAATGGGAGGGGTATTACCGAGGAAATGACTTCCAGTTCTGACTCCTTAGGTCTTATCGGCATGCGAGAGCGAGTGATTGCATGGAACGGTGAAATTGAGATCAAAGGTCAAAAAGGGAAAGGGACATCCGTGGGAGTAAGCATTCCACTGGGCTCTTAA
- a CDS encoding response regulator: MSEKIILMVEDSPNDGILTLRALEKNKVKNRIVVTSGGEHALDYLFARGEYEGRDTSAMPDLILLDLNMPKVGGLEVLQQVRADDRTKLIPVVVFTTSKADRDLIDAYNLGVNSYVRKPVDFKEFKRTVEQLEQYWTVLNLPPPRGERY, translated from the coding sequence ATGAGCGAGAAAATCATACTTATGGTGGAAGACAGTCCAAATGATGGGATTTTGACCCTCCGTGCTCTTGAGAAAAACAAGGTGAAAAACCGGATCGTTGTGACCAGCGGTGGAGAACATGCACTGGATTATCTTTTTGCAAGAGGTGAGTACGAGGGCCGGGATACCAGTGCTATGCCGGACCTTATCCTGCTCGATCTCAATATGCCCAAAGTAGGTGGTTTGGAGGTGCTGCAGCAAGTGCGCGCAGATGACCGGACAAAACTCATACCTGTTGTTGTCTTCACCACTTCAAAAGCGGATAGAGACCTGATTGATGCTTACAACCTGGGCGTAAACAGCTACGTTCGCAAGCCGGTGGACTTTAAGGAGTTCAAAAGAACTGTGGAACAACTGGAGCAGTACTGGACAGTTCTCAACCTGCCACCGCCCAGGGGAGAAAGATACTAG
- a CDS encoding response regulator yields MSYEDDIQILMVEDNPADAELALRALKKHNLANNVYWVKDGAEALDFVFARGEYSDRTQNHRPKLILLDLKLPKVDGLEVLRQVKSNEETKVIPVVVLTSSKEEQDMIESYELGVNSYIVKPVGFDNFVEAVAELGLYWLLLNQPLR; encoded by the coding sequence ATGAGCTATGAAGACGACATTCAGATTCTGATGGTGGAGGATAATCCTGCTGATGCTGAACTGGCCTTGAGGGCTCTGAAGAAGCACAATCTGGCCAACAATGTGTATTGGGTCAAGGATGGAGCCGAAGCATTGGACTTTGTTTTTGCCCGTGGAGAATATTCTGATCGCACTCAAAACCACCGTCCCAAGTTGATATTATTGGATTTGAAACTGCCCAAAGTGGACGGATTAGAAGTGTTACGCCAGGTCAAGTCTAATGAAGAAACAAAAGTAATCCCTGTTGTTGTACTTACATCATCCAAAGAAGAACAGGATATGATAGAAAGCTATGAGCTAGGAGTGAACAGTTATATCGTGAAGCCGGTGGGTTTTGACAATTTTGTTGAAGCTGTGGCTGAATTAGGCTTGTATTGGCTACTTCTTAATCAACCTCTGCGCTAG
- a CDS encoding GAF domain-containing protein, which yields MRLKPDISDDLLSKWQKIVDLMATVVRVPAGLIMKVHPTEIEVFVSSDTEGNPYDKGEMAQLNTGLYCETVMARRAELLVPDAREDPEWAHNPDIKLGMFSYFGLPLEWPDGDVFGTICVLDKKKNRYSDTYRELICQFGEALKMDLKNLVTIFELERTQRELQKMVNLMANREVRIAGLKEIILQLRAQPEQTGLTLVTDDSLKNIGKRKR from the coding sequence ATGCGATTAAAACCGGACATATCCGATGATCTCTTGTCAAAGTGGCAGAAAATCGTTGACTTGATGGCCACAGTGGTTAGGGTCCCTGCTGGGCTCATCATGAAGGTTCATCCCACGGAGATTGAAGTATTTGTATCAAGCGATACTGAAGGCAACCCTTACGATAAGGGAGAAATGGCTCAGTTGAATACAGGGCTGTACTGCGAGACAGTTATGGCACGACGGGCCGAACTCCTGGTTCCTGATGCGCGTGAAGATCCGGAATGGGCACATAATCCTGACATTAAGTTGGGTATGTTTTCGTATTTCGGGTTGCCTCTGGAATGGCCTGATGGGGATGTGTTTGGAACCATATGTGTTTTGGACAAGAAAAAGAATAGGTATTCCGATACATATCGGGAGCTGATTTGTCAGTTCGGCGAGGCTTTGAAGATGGATCTCAAGAATCTTGTCACCATCTTTGAACTGGAGCGAACACAGAGAGAGCTGCAGAAGATGGTCAACCTGATGGCTAACCGTGAGGTGCGCATAGCGGGATTGAAAGAGATAATTCTGCAATTACGCGCACAGCCGGAACAGACAGGTCTGACGCTAGTGACAGATGATTCATTGAAGAACATAGGTAAGAGGAAGCGCTGA